The following are encoded in a window of Thunnus albacares chromosome 17, fThuAlb1.1, whole genome shotgun sequence genomic DNA:
- the lfng gene encoding beta-1,3-N-acetylglucosaminyltransferase lunatic fringe translates to MLKNNGKKTTISVASTACLCLLLLLVAVQHHRVQVDEVTHGEDSGTRSLLQDAAQQEDGGDAQPGSAQVKKGFSAYFTKLTRGRREVEKPARSSASAADPPPAEDISADDIFIAVKTTKKFHQSRLNLLLDTWISRNMQQTYIFTDGEDEELKKKIGSHAINTNCSAAHSRQALSCKMAVEYDKFIESGKKWFCHVDDDNYVNVRTLVKQLSQYPHTQDMYIGKPSLDRPIEATERLGDNKMKPVNFWFATGGAGFCVSRGLALKMSPWASGGHFMNTAEKIRLPDDCTIGYIIESVLGVPLTRSNLFHSHLENLQQVSRSEIHKQITLSYGMFENKSNIINLKGAFPVEEDPSRFKSVHCLLYPDTPWCPPQVAF, encoded by the exons ATGTTGAAAAATAATGGAAAGAAGACCACTATCTCTGTAGCCAGCACAGCATGtctctgcctgctgctgctccttgTCGCTGTGCAGCATCACCGGGTTCAGGTGGATGAGGTGACGCACGGAGAGGACTCCGGGACGCGCTCTCTCCTCCAAGATGCCGCGCAACAGGAGGATGGGGGCGACGCACAGCCCGGGAGCGCTCAGGTTAAGAAAGGATTCTCGGCGTACTTCACCAAGCTGACCCGGGGACGGAGGGAGGTTGAGAAGCCCGCACGCTCCTCTGCGTCCGCCGCTGACCCTCCTCCGGCCGAGGACATCAGCGCTGATGACATCTTCATCGCCGTGAAGACCACCAAGAAGTTCCACCAGTCCAGGCTGAACCTGCTTCTGGACACTTGGATCTCAAGAAACATGCAgcag ACCTACATCTTCACAGACGGAGAAGATGAGGagctaaaaaagaaaattg GGAGTCATGCAATCAACACCAACTGCTCCGCAGCTCATAGCCGACAAGCTCTGTCTTGCAAGATGGCGGTGGAATATGACAAGTTCATAGAGTCTGGGAAAAA GTGGTTCTGTCACGTTGATGACGACAACTACGTGAATGTTCGGACTCTGGTGAAGCAGTTGTCCCAGTATCCCCACACCCAGGACATGTACATCGGTAAACCCAGCCTGGACCGGCCCATAGAGGCCACAGAGAGGCTGGGGGACAATAAGATG AAACCCGTCAACTTCTGGTTTGCTACCGGAGGAGCCGGCTTCTGCGTGAGCCGGGGTCTGGCGCTGAAGATGAGCCCATGGGCCAG CGGTGGCCACTTCATGAACACAGCGGAGAAGATCCGCCTGCCTGACGACTGCACCATCGGGTACATCATTGAGTCAGTTCTGGGGGTTCCTCTGACCCGCAGCAACCTATTTCACTCCCACCTGGAGAACCTGCAACAAGTGTCAAGATCTGAGATTCACAAGCAG ATCACCCTCAGTTATGGGATGTTTGAAAACAAGAGCAATATCATCAATTTGAAAGGAGCTTTTCCTGTGGAGGAGGATCCATCAAG gtTCAAGTCTGTGCACTGTCTCCTGTATCCAGACACCCCATGGTGTCCTCCCCAGGTTGCCTTTTAG